A region of the Andrena cerasifolii isolate SP2316 chromosome 15, iyAndCera1_principal, whole genome shotgun sequence genome:
TCTATGGATATCGATTTTATTACTAGTAATGGGAAATTAGATCCTCGTGAACCCATTGAGAATtactctaaataaaattgaactcaCTTTCCGTTTAACAGTCAATGTACAGGGTGGGACACCTAACTCTACCACTTTAAATTACTTCTAAACTGTTTGTTatatagaaaaatgtttcagaCAAGAGTTGTGTGGTATCAAGAGAGGCGTGCGATGTGATAATTAGATTTTCGCTATTTTGCTTTTTTATCGAGATAGGTATGATAGGTGTTGTACGAATTTTCCAGTCACATAAGTTTGCAAGTAATTTAAGGTGGTAGAAATAGGTGACTCGGCCTGTATACAGTTGAATCTATTTATTTGATGGTAAAGacatcaaaatttatttaatgactAGTTTCGGCTTTCACAGGTAGCGTTAATTAGCATCTGAATTTCCTAAGGAAAAAATTCCGGGAATTTGTCCCACTTCTGTGAGAGCGTGTAGCTTTTCAGCTCACGTTTCCTCGAACTTTTACTTGGACATCGTCTGTACGATAAGGATGAAGGTTTCTCTCTATTAATTCCACTCGCAGAGGAATTTTCAATTAGAAGTAAACCCGAATGGGTGTCAGTTTCTATTTTCCTTTCGCGAAGGATCTCGTAAGATCGGGCCATAAATCCTCGATCCAAGTAATACTTCAGTGGTGTATGTTACTGGTTGCATAGTTGCGTACGACTCGCGCCGATCTTACGCAAGGAAAGTACCTTCGCGAAGATAAACCTATTCGCCGTTCTCGCGAATCGGAGAGAAAGTGAGCGATCTTCAAAACAAGCGTGTTTACCTAAAAAAACCGAGGTCGAGTACCGTGGTGGGGTGCTAGTGCCGCGTAGAATCTTTTACTCGAATGAAATGGCAAGGTGCATTGCAGAATTGCGGTTGCGCGCAATTTCATTCGGCTAAAAATGACGAATGTAACCTAAAAGAGAATAAATACCTTAaccttaaaaaatttgttcgctACAAAGAAACTAACCTTtccattatttttctattattatcgTGATTTTGTCTAGTAGCAATCTGCATTTATTTGCGAAAATAGTTACTGCATAAAAAGGTGACGcgtgaataattttgaaatagttattattattaagttaggCGATTAAGTTATTAATGGTAGGGGAATCTACTTTGAGTAATGAATCATTAttgtttttaatgttattatGTTAATTATGTGTATGGGGAATATGTCGTGTTTAATAATCGGTGAAGAGTTCATTTAAGAGACTTGCTCGCTAAATTTCTTGAATATGGAAAGCGTGGGAACTACGGGGCTGATTCTCATGCCGCGAATTTGATAAAACGTAGAATACAGGGACGAAATAGCGAAATGCGTAATTAAGGGCGAGCCATTCATTACGGGCAATTCGATGTGCGCCGTTAATTAGGCAAGCATCAATAATTATGCTCCCTTTTGTTTGCCAAAACAAAGGCTTTAATTTGGTGTCGAAATGGGCGGCAAAATAGTAATTTTCTCGAATACGTATCATCGAAATTTTTAGTGAAAAGATATCGTATAAATTATTCCAACGTTATTCGGCGGAATTTTTGGTTTTTAAGCAATGCAAAATGGAGCGCAGTACAAATTATATTCTCACGCagttagaattaaaaaaacgttttcatTAACCAAAATGATAAGTGCATTCCCAACCCAAAAATTCCGTGTTACTGTAGAATATATTTCCTActaaaattcactctgaaggtgcaaaatcagcccccaaaatttttcacgtgttttttttgtaacgctgcaagatagaacaaaactttaaatacaaaaaccCTTCGATTTGTTATGCTGCATCGTactacaaaaagaaaaaaagaaaaatgcatttaaaaaaaaaaaaaacgcgatgaCTAAGATCTGATTCCTCCCCTCCAGAGTGAATttccctaaaaaaaattctctttaaaatcaGAATCGAGTTGCGAGCATTCCCTCGAAAAATCGCGCTTTTCAAGTCGTGCGCAGGCACTGCGCGAGAGGGGCGCGCAGATGCGCAGGGAAGGGCGGCAAAACGGCTAATAGGAAAAGGATGGCCAAAGAGAAAGCCCCGGCGGTGTCACAGCGCGGGTCACGCGAGGCGATCCGTTCGATCCTGAGGCTGCCGCTTTCGATTTCTCCTGCTGCACTTACCTATGGAATCTTCCTACTGCCTTCTTATGGGCTTGTCTATCCCTCGGGATCCTCGAGCGGAAATTATGGTCCGTGCAGCACGAAGAATGGCCACGAATGCGTCGGCGAATGAGAGTTGCGCCGGGCTGCGGTGTTTTAGGCTGGTCCAACGACGCAAAGCTCGTCCACGGCTCGTCGATCGCGGCGAGAAAGAAGAATGAACTGCGGTGTACGGGCAGGCAACCGGTATATAGCCGGCCCACATTCCCTTCTGGCTCGAGTAACCCAGATTCTTCCCACCCGAGCGTGTCTGGGGAACATCTTCGGGGGCCTGAAAGGGGCCCTGGATAATTCCCAGCACCTCTCACTGAacgccctcccccctccccgccGGCCCAAGCCCCCTCCACCGTCCGATTCGCCAGTCGAGCCTTCCTCGAAGTCGTCTTTCGGTGCTAGAATTCGTTTTTCCTCGCGTTGCAGGCCGTGGCTGTGATCGACTCTTGAAATGGAATTTGCCCACCGATAGCCGATCAGAATGGGCCCTTTACGCCCCTGTAGGTTTACCCGAAACGAGGTACCGATCTTTCTGGTTCTTCTAACGATAGTTCTACTTAACCGAAAGGGGCACATGCATTtatgatttatttaatataatttacatcATTTCGGGGTGCGATAGAAATTACTTTCGATTGAACTGTGTTTTACGGTGGCTTCTAGCACCATTCAGCTTTTGTCGGGGAAATGTTGCGTCAAGTCTTTTCAACTGTTCTGTACAATCTTCTTTGTCGAACCGAGGGTAACTCGTCTCTGGGAGTTTGTCGTACACTGCGTACAGATCGCTTTAGCCGTTTTGTGCACTTAGTCGCCTCTACAATTGTCGTATAAAAATAACCCAAACACTGCGGCGAGGCAGCGTCGTATCAATTGAAACCCATGCACCGTACGAAAACCTAGGTTTTCACTCCTCCTCCTGGATACACTTCTCTACTAATTCTCTCAAGTTAGGGTTCTCCATGGCAGCTGCGATCCGCTCTTTGTCGTTTATTTGCTTGTTTACTGGAACACGAAATACTCAATCAGCGAATGGGAGCGACCTATTCCTACCAGCGTAGCGGGTCGCACTTACTCTCTTCTTCCGTAGAGTGCGCACCCTtctttatgtatatatctaGCTTGAAAAGAGCCACTAACTGACGCTCCAACTTGACCCTAATACATAGACCGATCAGCGTCGCCAGTGAACAATGGGGCACCGTCGGGTTGAACTCGATACGTATCACGGATACTCCTTTGGGTGTTTGCTGAGAGATTTCGACACAGTCTTCATAGACAACGTCCAACTGCTCCAGCGTCTGTGGCTTCTCGGGGTCCTTGATTGTTCTCAGCAGATCTACGATATCAATCTCCGTGAGCCTCGACGAGCATACGTGAAACAGTCGGATGCAAAACATTCCTCACATCGCAAATGTCGGGGGAATCCCGTAACGTCAAATATCGAACAACTAAATAGGAATTTCTGTGTAATTTTAAGAGTGCCGGAGGAGCCTCGAATGAATTAGAAATTAGTCTTATCAGACGTTGGTTGGCTTTAAGGTTTGGTTAGCAGATTTTTGGATGCTCAGAGAGATTTTGGTTAATCGACATTTGCCTGCACAGGCTTCCGTCTCTGGTCCTCGATCTCAGTGTGAACTTGCCGTAAACAGATTCCTTGAGCTCTGTGTCGGACCGCGAGACGAGAGCTCGGTTCCTCGCGTCCGCGTAACCTTCCGTAACCTCCATCTCGTCCCCTGTCGGCAAGCCATCTCTTATCTTCCCCCCGATAgagatttttcgtaaaaatgacAACATTCTCGCCCCGTTCCCCTCTCGCCAATCGTGCGCGTCAACCGCGCATCGTTTATAACTTTGTTTATATTATGGCTGGCGATTTCGATGAACCTAACCTCCACGAGCCACTCGAAACAGATCGCATGACTAACCATATCATCATGGCGCGGAAGTTCAATGTCGTCAGACTTTTCTGCTGCAATCCTTTGTCATCAGATTGCAGAGTATAGATCATTCCTCCGgcgtttaaaattctaaaagGAATCGCGCGGTAATAAGTGCTTCCTAACCAAAAGGCGGGCTTTTTAAGAGTTTGAGGTTAAACGATCGTATAATACGATTCGTATTGGCGAATTTAGTCGATTGATTTATCTCGtcgaatttgtatttaaatatcgTGCTCAGCGCTATCTATCGATGCCTGGGATAACTAAAATTAGCAAACTCCATTTCTTTCTGCTGTTatcgaattttattcgaaatggaGGAGAGTTCACTTTTAAATTGCGCGAAGTGTGGGACACTGGATGCATTAAGCAAATTTATCTTGTCACATACTGTAAGAAACGTGAAACTTTAATCGAGAATGAACGGATGCTCGAAGAGCTACTTTTGCGCTTTTATATTTACACCAATTTGCATATGCAGGCTTGGAAGATTTTGGTTAATTTCTGCGCGTATATTTATGAGTTTGTTTATGCATAGGGGTCTGTATAAATTAACATATAAGTCTCTTATAAATTCGAAACGGCTGGGCAAGTCGTGGATCACTTGGCgtcgaaataaaaaagaaatttcgcTTTCACATTAGCATACTGTTGGGGGGTTATTCGATCTCtagaaaaatatatagcctGCTCCTTGTGTAATAACACGGACGAATACACGTTAAAAAATTAGTAGTAGGTACATCGAATAATTGCTTGTGACAAAAATCTCAGTACAGATTCGGTTCGTTAGGAGGTAAGGGGTTGGGATCGATTTCGTAGATGGCGCCATCAGCACGTTCTCAAGGTCAAATTTGGAACGAACCTCTACAGCGTAGAGGTCTACACCTTTCATTCTAGAGCAGCAAGAACTTTGAAACGAGGTCAGTGACCTGCTCAAGGTCATTCAAGGTCGCCAGCACAGAATGAAAAAGGAGAAGCCCTTGAAGGTTTCAAATGCACTTTCTACCAACCCCCCTTGTACACAGATCCCTCTGAATCTCCCCACCGACTAAAAACCATATTCCTCGATATCTCGCGCCGCTGAAGCTCTCGGTTTCCCATCTAGCTCGCGGCGGTGGCGAAATTATTGGATTTATCGTTGCAAAAAGCCCGCTACCTATCACCTCTGCCCGACCCCGGTCGGTGATCCAGAAGCCGCGGAGACGAAGCGGACGCTGCGTGGAGGGTACACAGTACACAGATCGCGACCCGCCAGAGGACAAGCGGGGCCGCCGTTGATCCGAGCCGTACGTCGGAAAGAGAGGCATCCGCTCGTTCTTGGCTGTCGCCTGCATCTTGCGCACGCTCCGTTCCGCAGCGGGCGGGCGCAGGGACCGCGCGGCAGTGTCCCCCCGGCGGATTCGTGGAAGCTAACGGCTCGGGGTTCCTCCGTGAAACTGATAAAACGCATTCGCCCGTTCCGGCTCGGCGAATGAGGTTTCAAGGTGAGAGAACGGTGCAACGTTAACCGCGAAGAATGCGCGACGAAAGCTTTCTAGAGGACCTCTTTCCCCGTCCGATCCGCCGGCACCTCCGCGACGGAGCATGAAACTTAAGCGCGTTACGTGTCCGCCGGGTCCGAGCCGCGTGTGCCGTCCTGCCAGCGATTAAAACGTGCCACCGAGTAGTACGGCCGCCGCTGCCTCCTCCCGCGGTCCTTTTCAAGCACCGCCGCTCTGACTCAGAGGTAAGCTCGCCGGGGGGTTTTATAAGCTGGGACTTACTGGCTGGCTTTGGTCACGCGAGGCTGTTTTTTCTTAATGTAGGTCACTGTTATGGGCAGCAGTTGAGAGGAGGGAAGAGAAGCAACCGAGACTCTGTGTTAGGAGGCCCCAGACAGCTCCGCAGCCGACGAACTTGAACTCTGTGCGGGTCAGATAGCTGGTAAAGTTGACCATTTCTTTCCTAGCTTGTTCTTTGGAGGATCGTTTTTTGCTCGATTGCTGGCGGAAATGTACCGGGTGTATCGTTCGCTGGTATCCCCGGTGGGACGCGAGGTGGCTGTAGGTAAAAATACTACGCCGCGGAGAAAGTCCGAGCAGAGCCGCGCGATAATCGTCCGCATCGTCTAGCAGCGTTGAATTTCATCTATCGCCACCCAGCTATGTAGGGAATAGATCCATCGCTGCCTCTACTCGCGCAGTGTGTCGATATTGGTGATTAGGATTTTATGTCGGGAAC
Encoded here:
- the Galla-1 gene encoding cytosolic iron-sulfur assembly component galla-1 isoform X1 produces the protein MQATAKNERMPLFPTYGSDQRRPRLSSGGSRSVYCVPSTQRPLRLRGFWITDRGRAEVIDLLRTIKDPEKPQTLEQLDVVYEDCVEISQQTPKGVSVIRIEFNPTVPHCSLATLIGLCIRVKLERQLVALFKLDIYIKKGAHSTEEEINKQINDKERIAAAMENPNLRELVEKCIQEEE
- the Galla-1 gene encoding cytosolic iron-sulfur assembly component galla-1 isoform X2, giving the protein MLSFLRKISIGGKIRDGLPTGDEMEVTEGYADARNRALVSRSDTELKESVYDLLRTIKDPEKPQTLEQLDVVYEDCVEISQQTPKGVSVIRIEFNPTVPHCSLATLIGLCIRVKLERQLVALFKLDIYIKKGAHSTEEEINKQINDKERIAAAMENPNLRELVEKCIQEEE